The proteins below are encoded in one region of Limnochorda pilosa:
- the selA gene encoding L-seryl-tRNA(Sec) selenium transferase, giving the protein MAASEGTGGEMERVGRRGLPAVDRLLRSEAGREAEARFGHAVARRLCREVIETHRQAVGAGEGIPSVAELEREVREATDRTGRSLFRSVLNATGVVLHTNLGRAPLSDEAAAAATRAATGYSNLEFDLETGRRGSRHRHGELLLQELTGAEAAMVVNNNAAAVLLVLSAVASGREVLLSRGEMVEIGGSFRIPDVMEQSGCRLREVGTTNRTRLADYERAIGLDTGAVLKVHQSNFRQIGFTESVESGRLAELAHGHGLPFIEDLGSGVLVETRELGLEHEPMIQEVLRAGADLVTASGDKLLGGPQAGLILGRRRWVDACRRHPLARAVRVDKMTLAALQATLLHYLRGEGDAVPIWRMLRQPLSDLRARAERLAARVAGALPPSASARAAEGRSPVGGGSLPGQELATAGLELRVPGELEDLARRLRWGEPSVVGRVEGDRLFLDLRTVRPEEDDLLLGALFRALDAGPGRHGEGQA; this is encoded by the coding sequence GTGGCTGCCTCGGAAGGAACCGGGGGCGAGATGGAGAGGGTGGGGCGGCGGGGTCTGCCTGCGGTGGACCGCCTGCTTCGATCCGAAGCCGGCCGGGAGGCGGAGGCACGCTTCGGCCACGCCGTGGCCCGGAGGCTCTGCCGTGAGGTGATCGAGACTCACCGGCAGGCGGTGGGCGCGGGCGAAGGGATACCCTCGGTGGCCGAACTCGAGCGTGAGGTGCGGGAAGCAACGGATCGAACCGGGCGGTCCCTTTTCCGGTCAGTCCTCAACGCCACGGGTGTGGTGCTTCACACCAACCTGGGTCGGGCGCCGCTTTCGGACGAGGCCGCCGCAGCCGCGACCCGAGCGGCCACCGGCTACAGTAACCTGGAGTTCGATCTGGAGACGGGACGCCGCGGTTCCCGCCACCGCCATGGAGAGCTCCTGCTTCAGGAGCTGACCGGAGCCGAGGCGGCCATGGTGGTGAACAACAACGCCGCGGCCGTGCTCCTGGTGCTGAGCGCGGTGGCCTCCGGGAGGGAGGTGCTGCTCTCCCGGGGCGAGATGGTGGAGATCGGGGGCTCCTTCCGCATACCGGACGTGATGGAGCAGAGCGGGTGCCGGCTGAGGGAGGTCGGCACCACCAACCGGACCCGACTCGCCGACTACGAGCGGGCGATCGGCCTGGACACGGGCGCCGTGCTGAAGGTTCACCAGAGCAACTTCCGCCAGATAGGTTTCACCGAGAGCGTCGAAAGCGGCCGCCTGGCCGAGCTCGCACACGGGCACGGGCTGCCGTTCATCGAAGATCTGGGCTCCGGCGTGCTGGTGGAGACCCGCGAGCTGGGCCTGGAGCACGAGCCCATGATCCAGGAGGTGCTGCGGGCGGGCGCGGACCTGGTGACGGCCAGCGGCGACAAGCTCCTGGGGGGGCCCCAGGCCGGTCTCATCCTGGGTCGGCGCAGGTGGGTCGACGCCTGCCGGCGGCACCCGCTGGCCCGGGCGGTACGGGTCGACAAGATGACGCTGGCGGCGCTTCAGGCCACCCTTCTGCACTACCTGCGGGGCGAGGGGGACGCGGTCCCTATCTGGCGCATGCTTCGCCAGCCGCTTTCGGACCTGCGGGCCAGGGCGGAAAGGCTTGCGGCCCGGGTCGCCGGCGCCCTTCCGCCCAGCGCCTCAGCGCGGGCGGCCGAAGGGCGCAGCCCGGTGGGGGGCGGTTCGCTTCCCGGGCAGGAGCTGGCCACCGCGGGCCTGGAACTGCGCGTTCCGGGGGAGCTCGAGGATCTGGCACGGCGGCTGAGGTGGGGCGAGCCCAGCGTGGTGGGCCGCGTCGAGGGCGACCGCCTCTTCCTCGACCTGCGGACGGTCCGTCCCGAAGAGGACGACCTGCTGCTGGGCGCGCTCTTCCGGGCGCTTGACGCCGGCCCCGGGCGCCACGGAGAGGGGCAGGCCTGA
- a CDS encoding S1C family serine protease, with the protein MRRGRRTLLYLGGALALVLAGVLLASLLGTPSPIRAQDPPADTQQAPPAEESPAAALAFPGGSPSAVADVAERLNPATVYIEVTLPQQPRQQQPFNDPFFGPFFGPFFPPDQGRPMQAGTGFIIDQEGHVLTNQHVVGNLGGKQSIRVYLETADFKGWVDANLIGADYQLDLAVLQIQKPRQLKELPVAPLGNSDAMRPGDWVLAIGNPFGEQLGLAHTVTVGVVSAQGRQISVWDQSRRTPRTYTDLMQTDAAINEGNSGGPLINLQGEVVGINTAVNTQAQGIGFAIPINTAKKVLQDLIERGMTPGGPWIGVSFTDVTAEIAGALGLSSTDGIVVSEVIAGQPAEKAGLQAYDVIVELNRKAVKNGEEFQKAVQQLKPGDTAVVRVIRGGRSLLLTVEVGERPPEFR; encoded by the coding sequence TTGCGACGCGGTCGTCGAACTCTGCTCTACCTGGGCGGCGCGCTCGCCCTGGTTCTCGCCGGCGTCCTCCTGGCCTCCTTGCTGGGAACACCTTCTCCCATCCGGGCCCAGGACCCCCCGGCCGACACGCAGCAGGCGCCTCCGGCAGAGGAGTCGCCGGCGGCGGCCCTGGCCTTCCCGGGCGGCAGCCCATCGGCGGTGGCCGACGTAGCCGAGCGCCTCAATCCGGCCACCGTCTACATCGAGGTGACCCTGCCCCAGCAGCCCCGACAACAGCAACCGTTCAACGATCCGTTCTTCGGCCCCTTCTTCGGTCCCTTCTTCCCACCGGACCAGGGGCGGCCGATGCAGGCGGGTACGGGGTTCATCATCGACCAGGAGGGGCACGTCCTCACCAACCAGCACGTGGTGGGCAACCTGGGCGGTAAGCAGTCGATCCGGGTCTACCTGGAGACGGCGGACTTCAAGGGCTGGGTGGACGCGAACCTGATCGGTGCCGACTACCAGCTCGACCTGGCGGTGCTTCAGATTCAGAAGCCTCGCCAGTTGAAGGAGCTCCCTGTGGCACCGTTGGGGAACTCCGACGCCATGCGCCCTGGAGATTGGGTGCTGGCCATCGGGAACCCCTTCGGCGAGCAGCTGGGCCTTGCCCATACGGTGACCGTCGGGGTCGTGAGCGCCCAGGGGCGGCAGATCTCCGTGTGGGATCAGTCCCGCCGCACCCCCCGCACCTACACGGACCTGATGCAAACCGACGCAGCCATCAACGAGGGGAACAGCGGCGGACCCCTGATCAACCTGCAGGGTGAGGTCGTCGGCATCAACACCGCCGTCAACACCCAGGCCCAGGGGATCGGCTTCGCCATCCCCATCAACACGGCGAAGAAGGTCCTGCAGGACCTCATCGAGCGCGGCATGACCCCTGGGGGTCCGTGGATCGGCGTCTCCTTCACGGACGTGACCGCGGAGATCGCCGGGGCCTTGGGTCTTTCGTCAACCGACGGCATCGTCGTCTCCGAGGTCATCGCTGGGCAGCCGGCCGAGAAGGCGGGCCTGCAGGCCTACGACGTCATCGTGGAGCTGAACCGGAAGGCCGTGAAGAACGGCGAGGAGTTCCAGAAGGCGGTCCAGCAGTTGAAACCGGGCGACACGGCTGTCGTCCGGGTGATCCGGGGCGGCCGGTCCCTCCTGCTCACCGTGGAGGTGGGCGAGCGGCCTCCGGAATTCCGGTAG
- the selB gene encoding selenocysteine-specific translation elongation factor — protein sequence MHVIGTAGHIDHGKSTLIRALTGIDPDRLAEEKARGMTIDLGFAWIRMPSGEEAGIVDVPGHHRFVRNMLAGVGGIDVTLFVVAATDGWMPQSEEHLAILDLLGVSRGVVALTMADRVEPDWLELVRDDVAQRIARSSLAGAPIIPVSAVTGQGLEELVAELDRQLRAAPPVPDEDRARLWVDRVFTIRGAGTVVTGTLEGGTLGVDQRVEVLPGSKVARVRGLETHKQARDQAVPGSRVAVNLSGVGPEEVARGQAIAAPGRYRVSDRFNAWIRLLESTGSPLQDLAQVLLYLGSAERNARVRILEGAVLEPGQAGLVQVEVEGSLPVQWSDRFILRDPGVQATLGGGRVLEPFARRVRGRRLRLGPVHASWRGARRGGSGAPEYLDPAWLRSLADSPVGALVGRFLAAYHVIRRSELPVLVPLGDERLAPILDALDPKGEAVVLPGYVASRAYWEWAEGEIGARLESFHRAHPLRNGCPAETLRSGLGMEEDLFQQILDRMVARGKVVRQGPHVRLSTHQVQLGPEQERARAALLARLDGDPFEPPTFDELVDQGADPELVAALIEQGELVRTAKGLVLSSARQTWLMQLVERYITEHGAMEVRELRDVIDTSRKYAVPLMEHLDEVGFTRRLGDRRVLARGGPTGVAR from the coding sequence GTGCACGTCATCGGGACGGCGGGCCACATCGATCACGGAAAGTCCACCCTCATCCGGGCGCTCACGGGCATCGACCCTGATCGCCTGGCGGAGGAGAAGGCCCGTGGGATGACCATCGATCTGGGGTTCGCCTGGATCCGAATGCCTTCGGGCGAAGAGGCCGGCATCGTCGACGTTCCGGGCCATCACCGTTTCGTGCGCAACATGCTGGCGGGGGTGGGCGGCATCGACGTGACCCTCTTCGTGGTGGCCGCCACCGACGGGTGGATGCCCCAGTCCGAAGAGCACCTGGCCATCCTCGACCTCCTGGGCGTTTCCAGGGGGGTGGTGGCGCTGACCATGGCCGACCGGGTCGAGCCCGACTGGCTCGAGCTGGTGCGCGACGACGTCGCCCAGCGCATCGCCCGGAGCAGCCTGGCTGGGGCGCCCATCATCCCCGTCTCCGCGGTGACGGGCCAGGGTCTGGAGGAGCTGGTGGCCGAGCTGGACCGCCAGCTTCGCGCGGCGCCGCCCGTTCCGGACGAGGACCGGGCAAGGCTTTGGGTGGATCGGGTTTTCACCATCCGAGGGGCGGGGACGGTGGTCACGGGGACCCTGGAGGGTGGCACCCTGGGCGTGGACCAGCGGGTGGAGGTGCTACCGGGGTCGAAGGTTGCCCGAGTCCGGGGCCTGGAGACACACAAGCAGGCTCGTGACCAGGCAGTGCCCGGGTCCCGTGTGGCCGTAAACCTCTCCGGGGTGGGTCCCGAGGAGGTGGCCCGCGGTCAGGCCATCGCCGCGCCGGGCCGCTACCGGGTGTCGGACCGGTTCAACGCCTGGATACGCCTGCTGGAGTCCACCGGCTCACCGCTTCAGGACCTGGCGCAGGTCCTCCTCTACCTGGGTTCGGCCGAACGGAACGCCCGGGTGCGGATCCTGGAGGGCGCCGTGCTCGAACCCGGCCAGGCGGGCCTGGTGCAGGTGGAGGTGGAGGGGTCCCTTCCCGTTCAGTGGAGCGACCGGTTCATCTTGCGGGATCCGGGGGTTCAGGCGACCCTCGGGGGTGGGAGGGTGCTGGAGCCCTTCGCGCGTCGGGTACGGGGCCGGCGGTTACGCCTGGGGCCGGTTCATGCGAGCTGGCGCGGGGCAAGGCGGGGCGGTTCGGGCGCACCCGAGTACCTGGATCCGGCTTGGCTCCGGTCCCTGGCGGACAGCCCCGTCGGCGCGCTGGTCGGTCGTTTCCTGGCAGCTTATCACGTGATCCGGCGATCCGAGCTTCCGGTTCTGGTACCCCTGGGCGACGAGCGCTTGGCCCCGATCCTGGACGCGCTGGATCCGAAAGGGGAGGCAGTCGTCCTCCCGGGCTACGTGGCGTCGCGCGCGTACTGGGAGTGGGCCGAGGGCGAGATCGGGGCACGCCTGGAGAGCTTCCACCGGGCCCACCCCCTGCGAAACGGTTGCCCGGCCGAGACCCTGCGCAGCGGCCTCGGGATGGAGGAGGACCTCTTCCAGCAGATCCTGGACCGCATGGTGGCCCGGGGGAAGGTGGTTCGCCAGGGGCCCCACGTGCGACTTAGCACGCATCAGGTCCAGCTCGGGCCCGAGCAAGAGCGGGCGAGGGCGGCGCTTCTGGCCCGCCTGGACGGGGATCCCTTCGAGCCGCCCACCTTCGATGAGCTGGTGGATCAGGGGGCCGACCCCGAGCTGGTGGCCGCCCTGATCGAGCAAGGCGAGCTGGTGCGCACCGCGAAGGGGCTGGTGCTCTCCAGCGCGCGGCAGACCTGGTTGATGCAGCTGGTGGAGCGCTACATCACCGAGCACGGAGCGATGGAGGTCCGGGAGCTGCGGGATGTGATCGACACGTCCCGCAAGTACGCCGTGCCCCTGATGGAGCACCTGGACGAGGTCGGCTTCACGCGCCGGTTGGGCGACCGGCGCGTGCTGGCTCGGGGCGGGCCCACGGGGGTGGCGCGCTGA
- a CDS encoding S8 family serine peptidase, giving the protein MPWLVLALVLGVAPPGDVARAGAHPAPEPASTPQPVLRVPGAPGRRPAYREGELLVRFREEADGAAGPSPGQPDGPRAVAVRKIEALGAKVMRVLELPRGHEPAPSVGGRLRLYHVRLPDALGVEDALSRLREDPDVLYAEPNYLRYPTQTRVRPNDPLFVRQWAMDNAGQDFAYDPTGAQVSGTPDADIDAPEAWSTITDAADIVVAVVDTGIDVGHPDLVANLWVNPAEAGGLPGVDDDGNGCIDDVHGCDFTTYPRNGVVYDDPRDDFHGTHVAGIIGAQGDNGEGVAGVAWRVRILSAKFLAGEAGGSVADEIEALAYAAANGAHIINASYGSPQFSTFERDAIEATGLLFVAAAGNGGDDGVGDDNDATPSYPASYDLPNVIAVAATDWNDRLSSFSNYGAHTVDLAAPGDLILSTVPRGWVAPGEPPYAFASGTSMAAPVVTGASALLMAAFPDAPPFPGAPGGGMGPTVKEMFLGSVDRLPGLNGRVATGGRLNLAAALRHEETPPPRSQEPVRQGPNPARSTARFYVDAGGGAKELRIFDVSGREVFQATIPEGQGMFEWDLRDGAGRPLANGTYLFVLVTGERVSRPQTLVIER; this is encoded by the coding sequence GTGCCCTGGCTGGTGCTCGCCCTCGTGCTGGGCGTGGCGCCGCCCGGGGACGTGGCTCGGGCGGGAGCGCACCCGGCGCCGGAGCCGGCAAGCACTCCGCAACCCGTCCTGCGGGTGCCCGGCGCTCCGGGAAGGCGGCCCGCGTACCGGGAGGGCGAGCTGCTGGTCCGGTTCCGCGAAGAGGCGGACGGGGCGGCGGGGCCGTCGCCCGGCCAGCCCGATGGGCCCCGCGCCGTGGCCGTTCGAAAGATCGAGGCCCTGGGAGCCAAGGTGATGCGCGTCCTCGAGCTACCCCGGGGTCACGAGCCGGCCCCCTCGGTGGGGGGACGGCTACGCCTCTACCACGTCCGCCTTCCTGACGCGCTGGGCGTGGAGGATGCACTCTCGCGCCTTCGCGAGGACCCCGACGTCCTTTACGCGGAGCCCAACTACCTGCGGTATCCGACGCAGACCCGGGTGAGACCCAACGACCCCCTCTTCGTCCGCCAGTGGGCGATGGATAACGCCGGGCAAGACTTTGCCTACGATCCAACGGGCGCCCAGGTCTCCGGCACGCCCGACGCCGACATCGACGCCCCCGAAGCCTGGTCCACCATCACCGACGCGGCTGACATCGTGGTGGCCGTGGTCGATACGGGCATCGACGTCGGTCATCCGGACCTGGTTGCGAACCTGTGGGTGAATCCGGCGGAGGCGGGCGGCCTCCCCGGCGTCGACGACGACGGGAACGGCTGCATCGACGACGTCCACGGGTGCGACTTCACGACTTACCCTCGCAACGGGGTCGTCTACGACGATCCACGAGACGACTTCCACGGAACCCACGTGGCAGGGATCATCGGCGCGCAGGGCGACAACGGCGAGGGCGTGGCCGGTGTGGCGTGGCGGGTACGGATCCTGTCGGCCAAGTTCCTCGCAGGCGAGGCGGGAGGCAGCGTCGCAGACGAGATCGAGGCCCTCGCCTACGCGGCCGCCAACGGCGCGCACATCATCAACGCGAGCTACGGGTCCCCGCAGTTCTCCACTTTCGAGCGGGATGCGATCGAGGCGACGGGCCTGCTGTTCGTGGCGGCGGCAGGGAACGGGGGCGATGACGGGGTGGGCGACGACAACGACGCGACGCCCTCGTACCCCGCGAGCTACGACCTGCCCAACGTCATCGCCGTGGCGGCCACGGATTGGAACGACCGGCTCTCCAGCTTCTCCAACTATGGGGCCCACACGGTCGACCTGGCCGCGCCGGGAGACCTCATCCTCTCCACGGTGCCCCGCGGGTGGGTCGCCCCGGGCGAGCCGCCCTACGCCTTCGCGAGCGGTACGTCCATGGCCGCGCCCGTGGTGACCGGTGCCTCTGCCCTGCTGATGGCTGCGTTCCCCGATGCGCCCCCCTTCCCGGGAGCTCCCGGCGGGGGCATGGGCCCCACCGTGAAGGAGATGTTCCTGGGGTCGGTGGATCGACTGCCGGGGCTGAACGGTAGGGTGGCCACGGGCGGCCGGCTGAACCTGGCCGCCGCGCTCAGGCACGAAGAGACGCCGCCCCCGCGGAGCCAAGAGCCGGTTCGGCAGGGCCCCAACCCAGCCCGCAGCACGGCCCGCTTCTACGTCGACGCGGGCGGTGGCGCCAAGGAGCTTCGCATCTTCGATGTGAGCGGGCGCGAGGTGTTCCAGGCGACGATTCCCGAGGGACAGGGGATGTTCGAGTGGGACCTGAGGGACGGCGCTGGCCGGCCGCTGGCCAACGGGACGTACCTCTTCGTGCTGGTGACGGGCGAGCGGGTGAGCCGGCCCCAGACGCTGGTGATCGAGCGATGA
- the ftsH gene encoding ATP-dependent zinc metalloprotease FtsH — MNRFLRGLSLYLLIAVLAVMIVSTFYTPSESARNLDYTEFVQSLNAGRIASVKMVGEQEIHGRMKDGTEFKTFAPPNLTNLADQLLAKGVQVSAAPTPPPAWWVSILPNVLMLVVFVGLWLFILNQMQGGNNRAMSFGKSRAKLHTEEKSKVRFDDVAGLDEAKMELQEIVEFLKHPKKFVELGAKIPKGVLLVGPPGTGKTLLGRAVAGEAGVPFFSISGSDFVEMFVGVGASRVRDLFDTAKKNSPCIVFIDELDAVGRHRGAGLGGGHDEREQTLNQLLVEMDGFEPNTGIIIMAATNRPDVLDPALLRPGRFDRKVIVDRADLQGRIEILKIHSRNKPLAEDVSLETLARRTPGFSGADLENLMNEAAILAARRGVKRITMADCEEAIDRVLLGPEKKKRVLTERDKEVFAYHEAGHAVVAHFLPHGDPVHKVTIIGRGMAGGYTMTLPAEERYVATRAELTDRLAHMLGGRTAEEVAFDEISTGAQDDLEKTTSLSRRMVMEWGMSDELGPLTFGNRQGEIFLGRDIARERNYSEEVAAAIDKEVRRLVDEAHRRARQILTEHWDRVVKLVEVLKDRETVDEATFRHLMEEGTLPEAKPAPEPQPKVPESVAAATTEAPERPEGRTPKEGLGKQRPKPAVGLE; from the coding sequence TTGAACCGGTTCCTCAGAGGCCTGAGCCTCTACCTCCTGATCGCGGTCCTGGCGGTCATGATCGTCAGCACCTTCTACACGCCCTCGGAGAGCGCCCGGAACCTGGACTACACCGAGTTCGTCCAGTCCCTGAACGCCGGCCGCATTGCGAGCGTCAAGATGGTGGGCGAGCAGGAGATCCACGGTCGCATGAAGGACGGCACCGAGTTCAAGACCTTTGCCCCCCCGAACCTCACGAACCTGGCGGACCAGCTCCTGGCCAAGGGTGTGCAGGTGTCCGCGGCGCCCACACCGCCCCCGGCGTGGTGGGTCTCCATCCTTCCCAACGTCCTGATGCTGGTGGTCTTCGTCGGCCTGTGGCTCTTCATCCTGAACCAGATGCAGGGCGGCAACAACCGGGCCATGTCCTTCGGCAAGAGCCGGGCCAAGCTCCACACCGAGGAGAAGAGCAAGGTCCGCTTCGACGACGTGGCGGGCCTGGACGAGGCCAAGATGGAGCTTCAGGAGATCGTCGAGTTCCTGAAGCACCCCAAGAAGTTCGTGGAGCTGGGGGCCAAGATCCCCAAGGGCGTGCTCCTGGTGGGGCCGCCGGGCACCGGCAAGACCCTGCTCGGCCGGGCCGTGGCGGGCGAGGCCGGGGTGCCCTTCTTCAGCATCTCAGGCTCCGATTTCGTCGAGATGTTCGTAGGCGTGGGCGCTTCCCGGGTGCGCGACCTGTTCGACACCGCCAAGAAGAATAGCCCATGCATCGTCTTCATCGACGAGCTGGACGCGGTGGGCCGGCACCGGGGTGCGGGCCTGGGCGGCGGGCACGACGAGCGCGAGCAGACGCTCAACCAGCTCCTGGTGGAGATGGATGGCTTCGAGCCCAACACGGGCATCATCATCATGGCCGCCACCAACCGGCCCGACGTGCTGGACCCGGCCCTCCTCCGTCCCGGCCGCTTCGACCGGAAGGTCATCGTCGACCGGGCCGACCTGCAGGGTCGCATCGAGATCCTGAAGATCCACAGCCGGAACAAGCCGCTGGCCGAGGACGTCTCCTTGGAGACCCTGGCCCGCCGCACCCCCGGCTTTTCGGGCGCCGACCTGGAGAACCTGATGAACGAGGCGGCGATCCTGGCGGCCCGGCGGGGCGTCAAGCGGATCACGATGGCCGATTGCGAGGAGGCCATCGATCGGGTCCTCCTGGGGCCCGAAAAGAAGAAGCGGGTCCTCACCGAGCGGGACAAGGAGGTCTTCGCCTACCACGAGGCGGGGCACGCGGTGGTCGCCCACTTCCTTCCGCACGGGGATCCGGTCCACAAGGTGACCATCATCGGCCGGGGCATGGCCGGCGGCTACACCATGACCCTTCCCGCCGAGGAGAGGTACGTGGCCACCCGCGCGGAGCTGACCGACCGGCTGGCCCACATGCTGGGCGGGCGGACGGCGGAAGAGGTCGCCTTCGACGAGATCAGCACCGGCGCCCAGGACGACCTGGAGAAGACCACGAGCCTCTCGCGGCGCATGGTGATGGAGTGGGGCATGAGCGACGAGCTGGGACCGCTCACCTTCGGAAACCGTCAGGGCGAGATCTTCCTCGGCCGCGACATCGCCCGCGAGCGCAACTACTCCGAGGAGGTCGCCGCCGCGATCGACAAGGAGGTCCGCCGCCTGGTCGACGAGGCGCACCGGCGGGCCCGGCAGATCCTCACCGAGCACTGGGACCGGGTCGTGAAGCTCGTGGAGGTTCTGAAGGACCGGGAGACGGTGGACGAGGCCACCTTCCGCCACCTGATGGAGGAGGGCACGCTGCCGGAGGCGAAGCCTGCGCCCGAGCCGCAGCCCAAGGTGCCCGAGTCGGTGGCGGCGGCCACCACCGAGGCCCCGGAACGGCCCGAGGGCCGGACGCCCAAGGAGGGTCTTGGGAAGCAGCGGCCCAAGCCCGCGGTGGGCCTGGAGTAG
- the folB gene encoding dihydroneopterin aldolase, giving the protein MDRILLQGMRFHGYHGVLPEERERGQTFEVDLELELDLTWPRASDRIEETVDYRLLYDMVREIMEGPPVHLLEHLAERILRTVRDRVERTTFRRPVTHVRVRVRKPEAPVGGPLAFAQVELSD; this is encoded by the coding sequence ATGGACCGCATCCTCCTGCAGGGCATGCGCTTCCACGGGTACCACGGGGTGCTGCCGGAGGAACGGGAGCGGGGCCAGACCTTCGAGGTGGACCTGGAGCTGGAGCTGGACCTCACCTGGCCCAGGGCGAGCGATCGCATCGAGGAGACGGTGGACTACCGTCTCCTCTACGACATGGTTCGAGAGATCATGGAGGGACCGCCCGTCCACCTGCTGGAGCACCTGGCGGAGCGCATCCTCCGTACCGTGCGGGATCGGGTGGAACGGACCACCTTCCGGCGCCCCGTGACCCACGTGCGGGTGAGGGTAAGGAAGCCGGAGGCCCCGGTGGGCGGCCCGCTGGCCTTCGCCCAGGTGGAGCTCTCCGATTGA